One window of the Tachyglossus aculeatus isolate mTacAcu1 chromosome 12, mTacAcu1.pri, whole genome shotgun sequence genome contains the following:
- the TLR3 gene encoding toll-like receptor 3: MAGPSPCQLLPSVLLIPLWTAGVFPASPCRIAGDVADCSHLKLTQIPPDLPPDIRVLNLTHNQLKRLPAANFSRYARLGVLDGGFNDISKVDPELCASLSLLRTLNLQHNELTQLSALWFARCAGLAHLYLMANSIQEVKGDPFLALTNLSILDLSHNHLSSAKLGTRPQLGNLQQLLLSNNKINILKEDDLEFLANSSLRKLELSSNQLQVFSRGCLRAIGQLTGLWLNNMPLGPKLTELLCAELSGTHLQSLALSNTELRHTTNTTFQGLGATNLTTLDLSLNSLTLIAPNSFIWLPHLETLTLASNSLVRLQALSFSGLSGLRRLSLRAAFGRSDWQGTPGPVVEDGAFAELRRLEVLSLEQNNLGEVTSGTFLGLVSLKHLSLSGCHQGLQTLTNRTFASLAASPLLLLNLSRAKVEAVEAGAFSQLGQLRVLDLGVNEIRQRLSGYEWVGLAQLEELYLSYNPQVGLNSKSFAFVPSLRRLLLRRVGCGSLTLAPSPFRPLRNLMVLDLSNNNIPGASAELLEGLDRLEVLDLQHNNLARLWKAANPGGPVLFLRGLSSLRTLQLESNGLDEVPVEAFRGLVALRTLDLGLNNLNLLPAGLFADLAGLHYLNLQKNLLTTVPSEVFGPVFRNLSTLDLSFNPFDCTCASIAWFVAWLNSTRATIPELHTQYRCNTPPQAHGSLVVHFDDAPCKDSAPFEMFFVVSASALFLFTSGVLLAHFQGWRLKFYCHVVGERVLGRWGAGCPPGQPDFAAYVIHAQQDSHWVWENFASLEEQDPALRFCLEERDLEAGRPELEAIVSGMRRSRKIIFLVTHHLLEDPLCRRFKVHHAVHQAIEQNLDSIVLVFLQDIPDYRLNHALGLRRGMFRSHCVLRWPPHQERLCAFHQKLRAALGAPNTTP; this comes from the exons ATGGCAGGACCGTCGCCCTGCCAGCTCCTCCCCTCTGTCCTACTGATCCCCCTTTGGACGGCAGGGGTGTTCCCCGCAAGCCCGTGCAGGATTGCGGGGGACGTGGCGGACTGCAGTCACCTCAAGCTGACCCAGATCCCCCCGGACCTGCCACCGGACATCCGCGTCCTGAATCTGACCCACAACCAGCTCAAGAGACTGCCAGCCGCCAACTTCAGCCGCTACGCCCGGCTCGGCGTCCTGGACGGGGGCTTCAACGACATCTCCAAGGTGGATCCGGAACTGTGCGCCTCCCTGTCACTGCTTCGCACCCTGAACCTGCAGCACAACGAGCTGACGCAGCTCTCGGCCCTCTGGTTCGCACGCTGCGCTGGGCTGGCCCACCTCTACCTCATGGCCAATTCCATCCAGGAAGTCAAGGGCGACCCGTTCCTGGCGCTCACG AACCTGAGTATACTAGACCTCTCCCACAACCACCTGTCATCTGCGAAATTAGGAACACGTCCCCAGCTGGGAAACCTCCAACAACTTCTGCTGTCCAACAACAAAATCAACATTCTGAAGGAGGACGACCTGGAGTTCCTTGCCAATTCTTCCTTAAGGAAGCTGGAGCTTTCCTCGAATCAGCTGCAAGTG ttctcTCGTGGCTGCCTCCGAGCCATAGGGCAACTGACCGGCCTGTGGCTGAACAACATGCCGCTGGGGCCCAAACTCACGGAGCTACTGTGCGCCGAGCTGTCTGGGACACACCTCCAAAGCCTTGCCCTAAGCAACACAGAACTCAGGCACACCACCAACACCACCTTCCAGGGCCTGGGTGCCACCAACCTCACCACCCTCGACCTGTCCCTCAACAGCCTGACTCTCATCGCTCCCAACTCCTTCATCTGGCTCCCGCACCTGGAGACCCTCACGCTGGCGAGCAACAGCCTGGTCCGCCTTCAGGCGCTTTCTTTCTCCGGCTTGTCTGGCCTCCGGCGCCTGAGCCTCAGAGCCGCTTTTGGGCGGTCTGACTGGCAGGGGACGCCTGGCCCGGTGGTCGAGGATGGTGCCTTCGCAGAGCTGCGACGCCTGGAGGTCCTGTCGCTGGAGCAGAACAACCTGGGCGAGGTGACGTCCGGCACCTTCTTGGGTTTGGTCAGCCTGAAGCATCTCAGCCTATCCGGCTGCCACCAGGGCCTGCAGACATTGACCAACCGGACCTTCGCCTCTCTGGCTGCCTCGCCCCTGCTCCTGCTGAACCTCTCGCGGGCCAAAGTCGAGGCCGTGGAGGCCGGTGCCTTCTCCCAGCTGGGGCAGCTGCGGGTGCTGGACCTGGGTGTGAACGAGATCCGACAACGGCTCTCAGGCTACGAGTGGGTCGGCCTGGCCCAGCTGGAGGAGCTCTACCTGTCCTACAACCCACAGGTGGGGCTGAACAGCAAGAGCTTCGCCTTTGTGCCCAGCCTGCGGCGGCTCCTATTACGCCGGGTGGGCTGCGGCAGCCTGACGCTGGCCCCCTCACCCTTCCGCCCACTGCGGAACCTGATGGTGCTGGATCTGAGCAACAACAACATCCCCGGTGCCAGCGCCGAACTGCTGGAAGGGCTGGACCGCCTGGAGGTCCTGGATCTGCAGCATAACAATCTGGCTCGCTTGTGGAAGGCAGCCAATCCTGGCGGGCCCGTTCTCTTCCTGCGGGGCCTGTCCAGCCTGCGCACCCTTCAGCTGGAGTCCAACGGGCTGGATGAAGTGCCTGTCGAGGCCTTCCGCGGCCTGGTGGCCCTCCGGACCCTGGACCTGGGCCTCAACAACCTGAACCTGCTGCCGGCCGGGCTGTTCGCTGACCTGGCCGGCTTGCACTATCTCAACTTGCAGAAGAACCTACTCACGACAGTGCCCAGCGAGGTGTTCGGGCCAGTCTTCCGCAACCTGAGCACTCTGGATCTGAGTTTCAACCCATTCGACTGCACGTGCGCCAGCATCGCCTGGTTCGTGGCCTGGTTGAACAGCACGAGAGCCACCATCCCCGAGCTGCACACCCAATACCGCTGCAACACGCCGCCGCAGGCCCACGGCTCACTCGTGGTACACTTCGACGACGCGCCCTGCAAGGACAGTGCCCCTTTTGAGATGTTCTTCGTGGTTAGCGCCAGCGCTCTGTTCCTCTTCACCTCCGGCGTCCTGCTCGCCCACTTCCAGGGCTGGCGGCTCAAGTTCTATTGTCACGTGGTTGGGGAGCGGGTCCTGGGCAGGTGGGGGGCCGGCTGCCCGCCTGGCCAACCTGACTTTGCCGCCTACGTGATCCACGCCCAGCAGGACTCCCACTGGGTCTGGGAGAATTTTGCTTCTCTGGAGGAGCAGGATCCAGCCCTGCGCTTCTGCCTGGAGGAGCGGGACTTGGAGGCCGGCCGGCCCGAACTTGAGGCCATCGTCAGCGGCATGAGGCGGAGCCGGAAGATCATCTTCTTGGTGACGCATCACCTGCTGGAGGATCCCCTGTGCCGACG CTTCAAGGTGCACCATGCAGTCCATCAAGCCATCGAGCAGAACCTGGACTCCATCGTCCTGGTCTTCCTGCAGGACATCCCAGACTACCGGCTGAACCACGCCCTGGGCCTGCGCAGAGGCATGTTCCGCTCCCACTGTGTCCTGCGCTGGCCACCGCACCAGGAACGCCTCTGTGCCTTCCATCAGAAGCTTAGGGCTGCGCTCGGGGCCCCCAACACGACACCCTGA